One Setaria italica strain Yugu1 chromosome II, Setaria_italica_v2.0, whole genome shotgun sequence DNA segment encodes these proteins:
- the LOC101755349 gene encoding uncharacterized protein LOC101755349 isoform X2 — MKSIKDASDKKILVDMLIWAIDNPPPANYLLISGDRDFSNALHKLVQRRYNILLAQPPNVSQALTAAAKHVWLWKSLVAGEPPLAESPYISSIANGSMDHSDALKNMLSDSSDATPHNSTQVLNNIPFDQQKGGNGKGDKQYKVRQPRKNQSDNVSKPTRTEENSVDGVPDSSKGSIASQPNQSLTPSSASLSSSDSQDGAQVDQLNTPKVQPFSLSKKPVKSALSHQKSAPHDFYHGKKPGMSTESSSKNGASDVNSHGHPKHQKPQSSQQPRPQNPVNHRPHGGSSNFQSSISHRSNSCPAPAGYNGIPTAPLQSWQGGPPYHGPPINYPDMSRLNISEYPRGIHNNQGLNVNYHPNHPGAPHMVQPGYSDHSYRPPTQPNMPSNMQNTGHWGANLGCPQPSLDPQGLVRYILGALEVLKTEKIPPTEQNIADCIHYGDANLPNFDVKKALQVAMQHQVVVTKKLGKMSFFLGKNENLWKCVNIMDDNAKYPKETLDSVHTFISSAHGYSAIKNSQSRYQAAAMLKKTCLKNLALGEVLQVLNIIINTKKWFVPNSSGWQPLSFNIIVADATTDASGNA, encoded by the exons ATGAAAA GCATTAAAGATGCAAGTGATAAAAAGATCTTAGTTGACATGTTAATCTGGGCTATTGACAACCCTCCACCAGCAAATTATTTGCTAATATCTGGTGACCGGGACTTCTCAAATGCACTTCATAAGCTAGTACAGAGACGGTATAATATTCTACTAGCACAACCTCCAAATGTGTCTCAAGCACTTACAGCTGCAGCAAAACATGTTTGGCTATGGAAAAGCCTTGTGGCTGGGGAACCACCATTGGCAGAGTCGCCATACATAAGTAGCATAGCAAATGGCAGCATGGATCATTCGGATGCGTTGAAGAACATGCTTTCAGATTCTTCAGATGCAACTCCACACAACAGTACTCAAGTGCTGAATAACATTCCATTTGATCAGCAAAAAGGTGGTAATGGAAAGGGAGATAAACAATATAAAGTTAGGCAACCTCGGAAAAACCAGTCAGACAATGTATCTAAACCAACAAGGACTGAGGAAAACTCAGTTGATGGAGTACCTGATAGTTCTAAAGGAAGCATTGCTAGCCAACCAAATCAATCTCTCACGCCATCATCAGCGTCATTATCTAGTTCTGATTCGCAAGATGGGGCACAGGTGGATCAGCTGAATACACCAAAAGTTCAGCCATTTTCCCTGTCCAAAAAGCCTGTAAAATCTGCTCTTTCCCATCAAAAGAGCGCTCCTCATGACTTTTATCATGGTAAGAAGCCTGGTATGTCAACCGAGTCTTCATCTAAAAATGGTGCTTCAGATGTTAATAGCCATGGTCATCCAAAGCATCAGAAACCCCAATCCTCTCAGCAACCAAGACCACAGAATCCAGTGAATCATCGTCCTCATGGTGGATCTAGCAATTTTCAATCATCAATTTCACATAGAAGCAACTCATGTCCAGCACCAGCTGGGTATAATGGTATTCCTACTGCACCGTTGCAATCCTGGCAAGGCGGCCCACCTTATCATGGACCACCAATCAATTATCCTGATATGAGTCGGCTGAATATTTCTGAATACCCTAGAGGAATTCATAATAACCAAGGTTTGAATGTCAATTACCATCCAAACCATCCTGGTGCCCCTCATATGGTTCAACCTGGTTACAGTGATCATAGTTACAGACCTCCAACTCAACCTAACATGCCTAGCAACATGCAAAATACTGGACACTGGGGAGCCAACCTGGGATGTCCACAACCATCTTTGGACCCTCAAGGTCTTGTAAGATATATCTTAGGTGCTTTGGAAGTATTGAAGACTGAGAAGATTCCCCCAACAGAACAAAATATAGCAGATTGTATACATTATGGGGATGCTAATCTACCAAATTTTGATGTCAAGAAGGCTCTTCAGGTTGCCATGCAGCATCAAGTTGTTGTCACGAAAAAGTTAGGGAAAATGTCATTCTTTCTTGGGAAGAATGAAAATCTCTGGAAATGTGTCAATATAATGGATGATAATGCAAAATACCCAAAAGAAACTCTAGATTCTGTTCATACTTTCATATCTTCTGCCCATGGCTACTCTGCGATAAAGAATTCTCAGTCTAG GTATCAAGCTGCTGCTATGTTGAAGAAAACATGCCTGAAGAATCTTGCCCTTGGTGAAGTTCTTCAGGTTCTGAAtatcataatcaatacaaaaAAGTGGTTTGTGCCAAATTCTTCAGGGTGGCAGCCATTGTCCTTTAACATAATAGTGGCTGATGCGACTACAGATGCTAGCGGGAATGCTTAG
- the LOC101754152 gene encoding pentatricopeptide repeat-containing protein At5g48910 has translation MRVRGGGGGAVAAPRPEHLAAHARLVKSACPDAFLVTTAMRGYLRACLPLQALLLLRSLLPRAPRLLGNSFSLSLALQATAAVSGSVPATLRISLRAASLHACALKSGFAAADLFVRTALVEAYAKSGRADLARAAFDESPRRDVFLCNVMLAAYVARGEVVEARKVFDGMRDRDMVSWNTMIHGYAVKGDVSMARVIFDGMDDRDAFSWSSMMSAYTKGRRSKEALELWREMCAARVTPDCITMVSVLSACGDMGALAVGVEVHQFVERNGIEVDVKLGTALIDMYAKCGDIENSLRVFHSMPAKDVLTWSSMIIGLANHGLGHDALGLFSRMVSEGLPPNEITFIGVLIACTHLGLVSDGKKYFSSMSAVHGVAPKVEHYGCMVDLLGRSGHIEEARQLIRDMPFEPDAVIWRALLGACRIYKNVEVAEEAMAKLRVLDPHADGHYVLLSNIYAQANSWEGVAEMRTMLRRENIQRIPGRSSIEWQNTIHEFVSGDRSHPMSKEIYKMLEEMMDRLRQAGYRPMTGLVLQDIDEQSKERALAEHSEKLAIAFGLLTSPAGSTLRVTKNLRACEDCHSAIKLISLVYNRKLIIRDRNRFHHFSEGQCSCKDYW, from the coding sequence ATGCGCGTGCggggcggtggaggtggagcggtggcggcgccgcggccggagcACCTGGCCGCGCACGCGCGCCTCGTCAAGTCGGCGTGCCCGGACGCGTTCCTCGTCACCACCGCGATGCGCGGCTACCTCCGCGCGTGCCTCCCACTGCaagccctcctcctcctccgctcgctgctgccgcgggcgcctcgcctcctcggcaactccttctccctctcactCGCGCTGCAGGCCACCGCTGCGGTCTCGGGATCCGTGCCGGCCACGCTCCGCATCAGCCTCCGCGCCGCGTCCCTCCACGCGTGCGCGCTCAAGTccggcttcgccgccgccgacctcttCGTGCGCACCGCGCTCGTCGAGGCCTACGCCAAATCCGGGCGCGCGGACCTCGCGCGCGCCGCGTTCGACGAGTCGCCGCGCAGGGACGTGTTCCTCTGCAACGTCATGCTCGCGGCATACGTTGCGCGCGGCGAGGTTGTGGAGGCGAGAAAGGTGTTCGACGGAATGCGCGACAGAGACATGGTCTCATGGAACACGATGATCCACGGGTACGCGGTGAAGGGAGACGTCTCCATGGCAAGGGTGATATTCGACGGGATGGATGACAGGGACGCCTTCTCCTGGAGCTCGATGATGTCAGCATACACCAAAGGTCGGCGGTCcaaggaggcgctggagctgTGGCGAGAAATGTGTGCGGCCCGTGTCACCCCAGACTGCATCACCATGGTGAGCGTGCTCTCCGCGTGTGGAGACATGGGGGCGCTGGCCGTTGGTGTAGAGGTGCATCAGTTTGTAGAGAGGAACGGGATTGAGGTGGATGTCAAGCTTGGGACTGCTCTTATCGACATGTATGCCAAGTGCGGTGACATCGAGAATTCACTGAGAGTGTTCCACTCTATGCCAGCAAAGGATGTGCTGACTTGGAGCTCGATGATCATTGGGTTGGCCAATCATGGGCTTGGCCATGATGCTCTCGGCTTGTTCTCAAGGATGGTATCAGAAGGATTGCCACCAAATGAGATTACCTTCATTGGAGTTCTTATAGCCTGCACTCATCTTGGTCTCGTCAGTGATGGCAAGAAGTATTTCAGCTCAATGAGTGCAGTGCATGGTGTAGCACCAAAAGTTGAGCACTATGGATGCATGGTCGATCTTTTGGGGCGATCAGGTCATATTGAGGAGGCAAGGCAACTCATCAGGGACATGCCATTTGAGCCAGATGCAGTTATATGGAGGGCACTTCTTGGGGCTTGTCGCATCTATAAGAATGTAGAAGTTGCAGAGGAAGCTATGGCTAAACTGCGAGTATTGGATCCTCATGCCGACGGGCACTATGTCTTACTGTCAAACATATATGCACAAGCAAATTCGTGGGAAGGTGTTGCAGAGATGAGGACCATGCTTAGGAGGGAGAACATTCAGAGAATTCCTGGAAGAAGCTCGATTGAGTGGCAGAACACAATTCATGAGTTTGTTTCTGGCGATAGATCACATCCAATGTCCAAGGAGATCTACAAAATGCTGGAAGAGATGATGGATCGCTTAAGACAAGCCGGATATAGGCCAATGACAGGCTTGGTCTTGCAAGACATTGATGAGCAATCTAAGGAGCGTGCATTGGCTGAACATAGTGAGAAGTTGGCCATTGCTTTTGGTCTGCTAACCTCTCCTGCAGGGTCAACTCTCCGAGTAACAAAGAATCTCAGAGCTTGTGAAGACTGCCATTCAGCTATTAAGCTTATTTCCTTGGTATACAATCGCAAGTTAATCATTAGAGACCGTAACCGTTTCCACCATTTCAGTGAAGGACAATGCTCATGCAAGGACTACTGGTGA
- the LOC101754946 gene encoding uncharacterized protein LOC101754946 codes for MRSSEAMELLGFPPYSRPSPSEVKAAYRRMVMESHPDRVPTHLKSQAESKFKEISEAYSCLKDGRRSGSRMEVHVMRSGVPTGYGRSNKALVKAPFLLIMFAAVSFGAFSASRAYQRQKELCSSQNPFLP; via the exons ATGAGGAGCAGCGAGGCCATGGAGCTCCTGGGCTTCCCTCCCTACTCCCGGCCGTCCCCTTCCGAG GTAAAGGCTGCGTATAGAAGAATGGTCATGGAGTCTCATCCCGATCGTGTCCCAACGCATCTGAAATCTCAGGCTGAGTCAAAATTCAAGGAG ATATCAGAAGCATATTCTTGTTTGAAGGATG GAAGAAGATCAGGGAGTAGGATGGAAG TACATGTTATGCGGTCTGGTGTTCCAACTGGATACGGAAGATCAAATAAAGCACTGGTTAAAGCACCATTTCTACTCATAATGTTTGCAGCAGTTTCTTTTGGTGCCTTTAGCGCCTCAAG AGCGTATCAACGGCAAAAGGAACTCTGTTCCTCTCAGAACCCCTTTCTACCATAG